Proteins encoded together in one Penicillium digitatum chromosome 1, complete sequence window:
- a CDS encoding Leukotriene A4 hydrolase, with product MATINPPRDPNTVSNYNNWRSTHVTANFDILFDQKKLVGNVVHQFKSITDGESQEIILDTSHLDIGVVKVDGQPTKWEFLPSLEPYGVPLKISLDKPVKLNGTVEVDIEVKTTDKCTALQWLTPAQTSNKKHPYMFSQCQAIHARSIFPCQDTPDVKATFDFNITSPLPVMTSGLPIRKSSMESKTDHQLYRFHQSVPIPSYLFAIASGDVAEAPIGPRSVVATSPDKLEECKWELEADTENFITTIEKIVYPYAWGEYNVLILPPSFPYGGMENPIFTFATPSIISKDRENIDVIAHELAHSWSGNLVTNASWEHFWLNEGWTVYLERRILAAIHGEAYRHFSAIIGWKSLTDAVEHFGDDHEFTKLIVDLKGKDPDDAFSSVPYEKGFNFLFYLENLVGKSKFDKFIPHYFTTFKCKSLDSYEFKALILDFFKSDAEASKLLDEVDWDKWFYAPGLPPKPSFDTSMVDVVYELSKKWQSLPDSSFKPDISDIHNLTANQLVVFLEQMLVLETPLSPEISKLMGDVYGLAKSENIEVSNLYCQVGMKAGDDSVIEPTTELLGRIGRMKFVRPLFRNLQKINRPVALATFEKYKDFYHPICRGMVEKDLFGKKDN from the exons ATGGCTACTATCAACCCTCCGCGGGATCCGAACACCGTGAGCAACTACAACAATTGGCGTTCTACCCATGTCACGGCCAATTTCGATATTCTGTTCGACCAGAAGAAGCTGGTGGGAAATGTCGTCCATCAATTCAAGTCAATCACCGATGGTGAGTCCCAGGAGATTATCCTGGATACCAGCCATCTCGACATAGGCGTGGTGAAAGTGGATGGCCAGCCAACCAAATGGGAGTTTCTCCCATCGTTGGAACCCTATGGTGTACCATTGAAGATCAGCCTTGATAAGCCCGTCAAGTTGAACGGCACCGTTGAGGTTGAT ATCGAGGTGAAAACCACCGACAAGTGCACCGCGTTGCAATGGCTAACCCCTGCGCAAACCTCAAACAAGAAACATCCATACATGT TCTCCCAATGCCAGGCAATTCACGCCCGGTCTATTTTCCCTTGTCAGGACACCCCGGATGTTAAAGCAACCTTTGACTTCAACATCACCTCTCCGCTTCCGGTTATGACCAGCGGTCTACCGATTCGCAAGTCATCCATGGAGTCAAAGACTGACCACCAACTGTATCGATTCCACCAGTCGGTGCCAATCCCTAGCTACCTCTTTGCTATCGCTAGCGG TGATGTCGCTGAGGCCCCAATCGGACCTCGGAGTGTCGTTGCAACCAGCCCTGACAAGCTGGAAGAGTGCAAATGGGAGCTCGAGGCTGATACGGAGAACTTCATCACAACAATCGAG AAAATTGTTTACCCTTATGCCTGGGGTGAATACAACGTTTTGATCCTGCCACCTAGTTTCCCGTATGGCGGCATGGAGAACCCGATTTTCACTTTTGCAACCCCGAGTATTATCTCGAAG GACCGTGAGAACATCGATGTCATTGCACACGAATTGGCCCACAGCTGGAGTGGTAACCTGGTCACTAATGCCTCATGGGAGCACTTCTGGTTGAATGAAGGCTGGACTGTTTACCTGGAGAGAAGGATTCTGGCTGCCATTCACGGCGAAGCCTATCGCCACTTTTCGGCCATCATTGGGTGGAAGTCTCTGACTGACGCTGTCGAGCATTTTGGTGACGACCATGAGTTCACTAAACTTATCGTTGATCTGAAGGGCAAGGATCCCGACGACGCATTCTCAAGTGTTCCTTATGAGAAGGGTTTCAACTTCTTGTTCTACCTCGAGAATCTGGTTGGCAAGTCGAAGTTTGACAAGTTCATCCCTCAC TATTTCACAACCTTCAAGTGCAAATCGCTCGACTCCTATGAGTTCAAAGCACTGATTCTTGACTTCTTCAAGTCAGATGCCGAAGCTTCTAAGCTCTTGGACGAAGTGGATTGGGACAAGTGGTTCTATGCGCCAGGTCTACCACCCAAGCCAAGCTTTGACACGTCGATGGTGGACGTTGTCTATGAACTTTCTAAGAAATGGCAGTCCCTCCCCGACTCTTCCTTCAAGCCTGATATCAGCGACATCCATAACTTGACGGCAAACCAACTGGTTGTCTTCTTGGAGCAGATGCTCGTGCTGGAGACACCTCTCAGTCCCGAGATCTCGAAGTTGATGGGCGATGTCTACGGTTTGGCCAAGAGCGAGAATATCGAGGTTTCGAACCTCTACTGCCAGGTTGGCATGAAAGCAGGAGATGACAGCGTCATTGAGCCAACAACCGAGTTGCTGGGCCGCATTGGACGCATGAAGTTTGTGCGACCTTT GTTCCGTAATCTCCAGAAGATCAATCGCCCTGTTGCCCTCGCAACATTCGAGAAGTACAAGGACTTTTATCACCCTATCTGCCGAGGCATGGTGGAGAAGGATCTTTTTGGCAAGAAAGACAACTAG
- a CDS encoding Ubiquinol-cytochrome c chaperone/UPF0174: MSSRRLSTLWAREICGSQNICLARSASRSPIPLVPASCASGEQPVISITTRSYSQSKVSDLAKNFSRRPGNAAETYVAYGMTQKLFEACSSQADYKIPQASQKGAEVPKTEAGEDLGVGEGWWYKELGLLPTFSTWSQVTFLHMYLLTVRLRALPHRDSVTTYSRHLIDHFSHEAEHRMDTYHDLGSRTIRNKYLKDLFIQWRGIIAAYDEGLAKGDAVLGAAVWRNLWKGSQTGPDGKEDIDWAKVAQVVAYMRRVLSELSKKDEVDLVFALGPGDQKSTAIFEYSEADKKFVQGSK; the protein is encoded by the exons ATGTCATCCAGGAGATTATCGACACTATGGGCGCGTGAGATTTGCGGGTCACAGAACATCTGCCTTGCCAGATCTGCTAGTCGCAGCCCGATACCACTGGTACCCGCCTCCTGCGCGTCTGGAGAACAGCCAGTGATATCGATCACCACTCGATCGTATTCACAAAGCAAGGTCTCCGACTTGGCAAAGAATTTTTCGCGGAGACCCGGAAATGCCGCTGAGACTTATGTCGCGTATGGCATGACACAAAAGCTATTTGAGGCCTGTTCTAGTCAAGCGGATTACAAGATCCCCCAAGCGTCGCAAAAGGGAGCAGAGGTCCCGAAAACAGAAGCCGGTGAGGATCTTGGTGTTGGAGAGGGTTGGTGGTATAAAG AGCTCGGCCTCTTACCAACCTTTTCTACCTGGTCCCAGGTGACTTTCCTCCACATGTACCTCTTGACAGTTCGCCTTCGTGCCCTGCCCCATCGCGATAGCGTTACTACTTACTCTCGCCATTTGATCGATCACTTTTCACATGAAGCAGAACACCGCATGGACACGTATCATGATCTGGGTAGTCGCACCATTCGTAACAAGTACCTGAAGGATCTGTTCATCCAATGGCGTGGAATCATTGCTGCATATGATGAGGGGTTGGCCAAAGGCGATGCGGTGCTGGGCGCCGCTGTCTGGAGAAACCTCTGGAAGGGAAGTCAGACCGGACCGGATGGGAAAGAAGATATTGATTGGGCCAAGGTTGCCCAGGTGGTGGCCTACATGCGCCGAGTCTTGTCGGAGCTGTCAAAGAAGGACGAAGTGGATCTTGTTTTCGCTCTTGGACCTGGTGATCAGAAGAGCACTGCGATTTTCGAATATTCGGAGGCAGACAAGAAATTTGTTCAAGGAAGCAAATGA
- a CDS encoding TOR signaling pathway protein TipA, putative, translating into MANVCATVSPEAKKPNSITINGFRISTQKLPILKADPIDEMTQKLGIAPPEMIFGDNYVAIEHEKGTWGINFNAFDALDLVDKTGQSMLQVAYSGEWKKSREKTHEGIKEVVKPFDWSYSTDYKGTLHPGARPFQSTTKPIPIELLKRPDPILFFDEVVLYEDELADNGITMLSCKIRVMPGRLLLLTRFFMRLDHVLIRLRDTRVYVDFATGEVIREYVSKECEYEKVRQMLSATRDDIPAFLRDPNRLSEILPLVEKHTERLVLGD; encoded by the exons ATGGCAAATGTATGTGCTACGGTCTCCCCGGAGGCAAAGAAACCCAACTCGATCACCATCAACGGGTTTCGAATTTCAACACAGAAGCTACCCATTCTCAAAGCCGACCCGATTGATGAAATGACCCAGAAACTCGGTATTGCACCCCCAGAAATGATCTTCGGCGATAACTATGTTGCAATAGAGCATGAGAAGGGTACCTGGGGCATCAATTTTAATGCTTTTGATGCCCTGGACTTGGTGGACAAGACTGGTCAATCCATGCTTCAGGTCGCGTACTCGGGGGAATGGAAAAAGAGCAG GGAGAAAACCCATGAAGGGATTAAAGAAGTCGTGAAGCCGTTCGACTGGTCATATAGCACCGACTACAAAGGCACCCTCCATCCTGGTGCGCGGCCGTTTCAATCAACGACGAAGCCCATCCCGATTGAACTTCTAAAGCGCCCAGACcccattcttttttttgacgAGGTTGTTCTTTACGAAGACGAGCTGGCAGACAATGGGATTACCATGCTGTCTTGCAAGATCCGAGTCATGCCAGGAAGACTCCTTTTGTTGACAAGGTTCTTCATGAGGCTTGACCACGTTTTGATCCGACTCCGAGACACTCGAGTCTATGTGGACTTTGCGACAGGTGAGGTCATTCGGGAATATGTCTCAAAGGAGTGTGAGTATGAGAAAGTTCGACAG ATGCTATCAGCAACTAGGGACGATATTCCAGCGTTCTTGAGAGACCCCAATCGACTCTCTGAAATTCTCCCTCTTGTAGAAAAGCATACCGAGCGATTGGTGCTAGGCGATTGA
- a CDS encoding Serine/threonine protein kinase (Ark1), putative has product MAATKTLEARFEHLSMKEEKENGNSDRTYGKQKAPVSSVQSSSNSNRAQLLKLALQNNNENKANAMNVPASPGRGSHGAMVTRSTDENGEQRTSSSLCEQSTVPKDLHLGMFEIGKPLGKGKFGRVYLAKERSSGFVCALKVLHKSELQQGGVQKQVRREIEIQSNLRHPNVLRLYGHFHDSKRIFLILEFAGRGELYKHLRKEHRFPEWKAAQYIAQMAAALKYLHKKHVMHRDIKPENILVGIHGEIKISDFGWSVHAPNNRRQTMCGTLDYLPPEMLAHGSKDNYYSEKVDLWSLGVLTYEFLVGEAPFEDTPVMTQRRITRADMSVPSFVSPEAKDLIKRLLVLDPAKRIPLDEIQRHPWIVKHCEKDDRTVKRSSGSSREGKA; this is encoded by the exons ATGGCGGCGACCAAGACGCTCGAAGCTCGCTTTGAGCACCTGTCCatgaaggaagagaaagagaatgGAAACAGTGATCGAACTTATGGCAAGCAAAAG GCGCCGGTCTCTTCAGTCCAGTCAAGCAGCAATTCGAATCGAGCTCAACTACTAAAATTGGCTCTCCAAAATAATAATGAAAACAAGGCAAATGCAATGAACGTTCCAGCCTCGCCAGGCAGGGGATCCCATGGCGCAATGGTGACCCGGAGCACCGATGAAAATGGGGAACAACGCACATCTTCTTCCCTCTGCGAGCAGTCAACTGTCCCCAAGGACCTGCACTTGGGAATGTTTGAAATCGGTAAACCACTGGGTAAGGGCAAGTTTGGGCGAGTTTACCTTGCCAAAGAACGTTCCTCTGGCTTTGTCTGTGCACTGAAGGTGCTACACAAGTCTGAGTTGCAACAGGGTGGTGTACAGAAGCAAGTCAGGCGTGAAATCGAGATTCAGAGTAACCTACGTCACCCTAATGTCTTGAGGCTCTACGGTCACTTCCATGACAGCAAACGAATCTTCTTGATCCTCGAGTTTGCTGGCCGCGGTGAACTGTACAAGCACCTTCGCAAGGAGCATCGGTTCCCGGAATGGAAGGCCGCACAATACATTGCACAGATGGCTGCTGCATTAAAATATCTGCACAAAAAGCATGTTATGCACCGTGATATCAAGCCTGAAAACATTCTAGTTGGCATTCATGGAGAAATCAAAATCAGTGATTTCGGCTGGAGTGTCCATGCCCCAAACAACCGACGCCAAACAATGTGTGGAACTCTCGACTACTTGCCCCCAGAGATGCTCGCTCATGGATCCAAGGACAACTACTACAGCGAGAAGGTGGATTTGTGGAGTTTAGGTGTCTTGACCTATGAATTTTTGGTCGGGGAGGCTCCGTTTGAGGACACCCCTGTCATGACCCAACGGCGTATCACGCGGGCAGATATGTCGGTCCCCTCCTTCGTGAGCCCAGAGGCTAAGGACCTCATCAAGAGG cttcttgttcttgatCCCGCGAAGAGAATCCCACTCGATGAGATCCAGCGTCATCCTTGGATTGTCAAGCACTGCGAGAAAGACGATCGAACCGTGAAGCGAAGTTCGGGTTCTTCCAGGGAGGGCAAAGCATGA
- a CDS encoding Ku70-binding protein, putative, whose product MTDSQSPGAAAPSNGKPDTTGFLPGDDTWTQFRNIYSILTGKMSNEGIEQFRVARDTRNEEADCKRCEDQRDYLLQYSPTIRFLSENIQQLGGDLYNHNIYCRRCTDRKGGGFDPEYGILICANEMKDQGHLEDTMAHEMVHAFDHLRFKVNWSDNLRHAACTEIRASSLSGECRWAREFFRRGQWKLTQQHQECVRRRAILSVRARPTCKDEAHATRIVNEVWDSCFRDTRPFDEIYR is encoded by the exons ATGACAGACTCTCAGTCGCCAGGCGCGGCTGCACCTTCAAATGGAAAACCCGATACTACAGGCTTCCTCCCCGGTGACGACACTTGGACCCAATTCCGCAATATCTATTCCATCCTTACGGGCAAGATGTCGAACGAAGGAATTGAGCAGTTCCGTGTTGCGCGAGACACTCGTAATGAAGAAGCAGACTGCAAGCGCTGTGAAGATCAGCGAGATTATCTTCTTCAATATA GTCCTACGATTCGATTCCTCAGTGAAAACATTCAACAATTAGGAGGCGATCTTTACAATCATAATATCTACTGTCGCCGCTGCACTGATCGGAAGGGTGGTGGCTTCGATCCGGAATATGGTATCCTGATTTGCGCAAATGAGATGAAGGACCAGGGACACCTCGAAGATACTATGGCCCATGAGATGGTTCATGCCTTTGACCACCTCAGGTTCAAGGTGAACTGGTCTGATAATCTGCGGCATGCGGCCTGTACCGAG ATTCGAGCTAGTTCGCTCAGCGGCGAGTGCAGATGGGCGCGCGAGTTCTTCCGGAGAGGGCAGTGGAAGCTTACACAACAGCATCAAGAGTGCGTTCGACGGAGAGCCATCCTCTCTGTGCGAGCACGTCCAACCTGTAAAGACGAAGCCCATGCCACCAGGATCGTCAATGAAGTCTGGGATAGTTGTTTCAGGGACACACGCCCATTTGATGAGATCTACCGATGA
- a CDS encoding Aspartate/glutamate/uridylate kinase: MATSSGLTIVIKLGTSSIVDEKTHEPILSILTLIVETVTKLHRDGHRVVLVSSGAVGVGLRRMNVDNRPTYLPRIQALAAVGQCRLMSLWDNLFSHLRVPVAQILLTRNDIADRTQYVNAQNTFGQLFDMGVIPIVNENDTLAVSEIKFGDNDTLSAITAAMVKADFLFLMTDVDCLYSANPRTNPNAKPIEVVTDISSLEADVSSAGSSLGTGGMSTKIVAAKLGTSAGVTTVITKSSKPGNVHDIVKYLQYLEARSNGVAADDQNEAPTVPLHTRFIRSNTPIQSRTFWLLHGLYPHGTLYIDHGAYHALLNNANLLPAGVVGVEGHFGQQESVRLVVVDRPSPDALDGDFIHHREEPKEVGRALVNYGSIEIAHIKGHRSTQIETLLGYADSDYVAMRENISFHPEDHSRTVTPSLTPALEEWKSP; this comes from the exons ATGGCGACCTCATCGGGTCTTACTATTGTGATTAAACTAG GAACGAGTTCAATCGTTGACGAAAAAACCCACGAGCCGATTCTTTCGATCTTGACATTGATTGTGGAAACAGTTACCAAGCTACATAGAGATGGCCACCGAGTCGTCCTTGTATCATCTGGCGCCGTGGGCGTTGGCCTGCGAAGGATGAATGTGGACAATAGACCAACATATCTGCCACGCATACAA GCTCTCGCTGCAGTTGGCCAATGTCGACTGATGAGTCTTTGGGACAATCTATTCTCACATCTTCGTGTTCCTGTGGCCCAGATCCTTTTGACAAGAAATGACATTGCTGAT AGAACCCAATATGTCAATGCGCAGAATACATTTGGACAGTTGTTTGATATGGGAGTGATTCCTATTGTCAACGAAAATGATACCCTGGCTGTTTCT GAAATTAAATTTGGCGACAACGATACCCTTTCTGCTATTACCGCGGCGATGGTCAAGGCCgattttttgtttttgatgACCGATGTCGACTGTCTTTACTCAGCAAACCCTCGAACCAACCCAAACGCAAAACCCATTGAGGTGGTGACTGATATCTCCTCTCTCGAGGCCGACGTCTCATCGGCAGGCTCCTCTCTTGGCACTGGAGGTATGAGCACGAAGATTGTGGCTGCAAAGCTTGGAACCAGTGCTGGTGTCACTACGGTGATTACCAAGAGCTCAAAACCAGGCAATGTTCACGACATTGTGAAATACCTACAATACCTCGAGGCTCGGTCCAATGGCGTAGCAGCTGACGACCAAAACGAGGCACCCACTGTTCCTCTTCATACCCGATTTATTCGTTCAAATACTCCGATTCAATCACGAACTTTCTGGCTACTCCATGGACTGTACCCACATGGTACATTATACATTGACCACGGAGCCTACCACGCACTTTTGAATAATGCCAATCTTCTCCCGGCTGGAGTGGTTGGGGTTGAAGGCCACTTTGGACAGCAGGAATCCGTGCGGTTAGTAGTTGTTGATCGGCCATCCCCAGATGCCTTGGATGGCGATTTTATCCACCATAGAGAGGAACCCAAGGAAGTCGGTCGGGCTCTGGTAAACTACGGAAGCATTGAAATCGCACATATCAAGGGCCACCGCAGCACACAGATTGAGACCCTACTTGGTTATGCCGATAGCGACTACGTGGCAATGCGAGAGAACATCTCGTTCCACCCTGAAGACCACAGTCGTACGGTGACACCGTCATTAACACCGGCCCTGGAGGAATGGAAGTCCCCTTGA
- a CDS encoding cell wall synthesis — MRIRLLQVALFFTAVYGQISSQITAQNLSFDGAATVSLLWGLDGEPTSTYDFYLCAGDETTGSYDTLSQVINNRAYAPGDMVSFRVDQSVGGNEPNAYFLKIVLSGPHSHWSGFTSHFTLTNMKGSFSTKVADAINSMQPIPAIVIPWSTVKDDDHLIEAAKLTSTFHISSLTKSSSTGAALQFPTPTKGEAEHNELRKRQIAAAGGVVDGIVVVDQHTVPYGEQTGSIKYAPMPKSAGTTVATRSATPQYPPFPFSIATTYLGAPTVLYTDTAFATWTANTIENTAAPAPAPTLDKRMQKWLDRWNY; from the exons ATGCGAATCCGATTGCTTCAGGTCGCCCTGTTCTTTACGGCCGTCTATGGCCAGATCAGTTCTCAGATCACTGCACAGAATCTGAGTTTCGATGGTGCAGCTACCGTGAGTCTACTTTGGGGCTTAGACGGCGAACCGACTTCAACTTATGATTTTTATCTCTGTGCTGGTGACGAGACGACAGGTTCATAT GACACACTATCACAAGTCATCAACAATCGTGCTTATGCTCCTGGTGACATGGTATCATTTCGAGTCGACCAAAGTGTCGGTGGAAATGAACCCAATGCATA CTTCCTCAAGATAGTTTTATCAGGCCCTCATAGTCACTGGTCCGGGTTCACCTCCCATTTTACTTTGACCAACATGAAAGGCAGCTTCTCGACCAAAGTAGCGGACGCGATCAATTCAATGCAGCCGATTCCCGCCATCGTTATTCCCTGGTCTACAGTAAAAGACGATGATCATCTCATCGAGGCCGCAAAACTCACTTCAACTTTCCACATCTCGAGTCTCACCAAGAGTTCCTCAACCGGAGCGGCGTTACAGTTCCCGACTCCAACCAAAGGCGAAGCCGAGCACAATGAGCTGCGCAAACGACAGATAgctgctgccggtggcgTTGTCGATGGTATCGTTGTAGTGGACCAGCATACTGTACCATACGGTGAGCAGACCGGCTCAATCAAATATGCCCCAATGCCCAAGAGCGCCGGGACTACTGTCGCAACCAGATCGGCTACGCCTCAATACCCACCTTTTCCGTTCTCCATTGCGACTACCTACCTGGGTGCACCAACCGTCCTGTACACGGACACGGCTTTTGCGACATGGACGGCGAACACCATCGAGAACACA gCTGCACCCGCACCTGCACCCACCTTAGACAAGAGAATGCAGAAGTGGTTGGATCGTTGGAATTATTGA
- a CDS encoding SRP receptor beta subunit, putative, protein MSSQANWNSVNGIATLLLSGNLVAITIAILFTFGVPIALHIFFFRVVACPPSSNFLLLGPSGAGKTAFTTLLEAKSSLASTKLHSTHTSQQSTLVTVTLPPIVPTASNRYRSVNDSSLKEIVRNPIKYRVRDTPGHGKLRASQGISGLQAMSQSKDIKTRLRGVIFMVDTAALVDEATLRDTATYLHDVLLFLQKRAKNGSSSKRTTDIPVLVAANKQDLFTALPPGAVREKLEAEIDRIRKLKTKGLLDASADPGLEDEEEEILGNDEQEVFSFKLLEHEAGVQVDVVGGAVQGDLQEEFGSGVRRWEEWVGMCL, encoded by the exons ATGTCGTCTCAAGCAAATTGGAACTCAGTGAATGGCATTGCCACACTGTTGCTCAGTGGTAACCTGGTTGCTATTACTATTGCTATCCTCTTCACCTTTGGTGTCCCCATCGCACTgcacatcttcttcttccgggTCGTAGCGTGTCCGCCTTCGAGTAATTTCCTACTCCTAGGCCCCAGTGGAGCTGGCAAAACTGCTTTTACAACATTG CTCGAAGCCAAGTCCTCACTCGCTTCGACCAAGTTGCACAGCACCCACACCTCTCAACAATCAACCCTAGTAACTGTAACCTTACCACCGATTGTACCAACCGCATCCAATCGTTATCGATCGGTGAACGATTCCTCTTTAAAGGAAATTGTCCGCAATCCAATCAAGTACCGCGTAAGGGATACCCCTGGCCATGGCAAGCTCCGCGCCTCGCAAGGGATCTCTGGTCTCCAGGCCATGTCCCAGTCGAAGGATATCAAGACAAGGCTACGTGGCGTGATATTCATGGTCGATACCGCTGCTCTAGTTGATGAAGCGACGCTCCGTGACACCGCAACCTATCTACACGAcgttcttctctttctccagAAGCGTGCAAAGAACGGATCATCGAGCAAGCGGACCACGGATATCCCCGTCTTAGTCGCCGCGAACAAGCAGGATCTTTTCACTGCATTACCACCGGGTGCGGTGAGGGAAAAGCTGGAAGCGGAGATTGATCGCATCCGCAAGTTGAAGACCAAGGGTCTTTTGGATGCAAGTGCCGATCCTGGGTTGGAggacgaagaggaggagatTCTGGGTAATGATGAGCAGGAGGTTTTCAGCTTCAAGCTCCTGGAGCACGAGGCCGGTGTCCAGGTTGACGTGGTTGGCGGCGCTGTTCAGGGTGACTTGCAGGAAGAGTTCGGATCTGGAGTGCGCCGCTGGGAGGAGTGGGTCGGGATGTGCTTGTGA
- a CDS encoding Short-chain dehydrogenase/reductase SDR, with the protein MTRILTHQNFSLGNTPALNGWVAVVTGGQPGIGKEITAQLLLHDIEKVIILARNEDAYITAREEWRYRKGISLENIIPVEFVKCDLGDIQDVKAAVEKIKQVTDRIHILVCNAALGVPNEYRRSPQNIERVFATNCVGHQVLATLLLPLLRNGVTPSSDWPALYDGIWRYGRSKLGKILFANELSRRLLDDQDPASKQIYVNSFFPGNIVTEQWLGWDSYFGGFLGWLIRTAGSWFGQSLEEGAATALYLATSPEVREQNHRGEYFIPIATLCEPSAMSGDMELARDVWDWIDAQATETLGLDWQYQ; encoded by the exons ATGACAAGAATCTTGACACATCAGAACTTCTCCCTTGGAAACACGCCGGCATTAAATGGATGGGTGGCTGTGGTGACA GGTGGCCAACCAGGCATAGGGAAAG AGATCACCGCCCAGCTTCTCTTGCACGACATCGAAAAAGTAATCATCCTTGCCAGAAATGAAGATGCATACATCACTGCTCGGGAGGAATGGAGATACCGCAAGGGCATTTCACTGGAGAATATTATCCCAGTCGAATTTGTCAAATGTGATCTGGGGGATATTCAGGATGTCAAGGCCGCTGTTGAAAAGATTAAACAAGTCACAGACCGGATTCATATCCTGGTTTGCAACGCAG CCCTCGGTGTTCCAAATGAATACAGGCGTTCGCCCCAGAATATCGAGCGTGTATTCGCAACAAACTGTGTCGGACACCAAGTCCTGGCCACATTACTCTTACCCCTGTTGAGAAACGGCGTGACGCCTAGCAGCGAC TGGCCTGCCTTGTACGATGGAATATGGCGGTATGGTCGGTCAAAGCTGGGTAAAATCCTTTTTGCCAACGAGCTCAGCCGGCGGCTTCTAGACGATCAAGATCCAGCGAGCAAGCAGATCTATGTCAATTCGTTCTTCCCGGGGAACATTGTTACTGAACAATGGCTCGGGTGGGATTCTTATTTTGGGGGATTCCTAGGTTGGCTTATAAGAACGGCAGGATCCTGGTTTGGTCAGAGTCTGGAGGAAGGTGCTGCCACGGCTCTATATCTTGCTACCAGTCCAGAAGTGCGCGAGCAGAATCATCGTGGTGAGTACTTTATACCCATCGCTACGCTATGTGAGCCCAGCGCGATGAGTGGAGACATGGAGCTTGCTCGAGATGTGTGG GATTGGATTGATGCCCAAGCTACAGAGACGCTGGGGTTGGATTGGCAATACCAATAG